A genomic stretch from Streptomyces fungicidicus includes:
- a CDS encoding chaplin: protein MIAVAAASGAMAVAMPAYADAGAEGVAAGSPGVGSGNTIQLPVHVPVNVCGNTVNVVGLLNSAAGNTCVNEDSPARDVRPDSSGGATAVAGTHDSPGVLSGNGVQLPVDLPVNVTGNSVNAVGAGNASTGNSSANTSGERPGRPAEPEPAAPPRTLPAPAPHAAPAENAALAHTGADRTLPVLGAGAALFLGGVALYRRSRRWTDG, encoded by the coding sequence GTGATCGCCGTCGCGGCGGCGTCGGGCGCGATGGCCGTGGCGATGCCCGCGTACGCCGACGCCGGGGCGGAGGGCGTCGCGGCCGGTTCGCCCGGCGTGGGGTCCGGGAACACCATCCAGCTCCCGGTGCACGTCCCGGTGAACGTGTGCGGCAACACCGTGAACGTGGTGGGGCTCCTCAACTCCGCCGCGGGCAACACCTGCGTCAACGAGGACTCGCCCGCGCGGGACGTCCGTCCGGACTCCTCCGGAGGTGCCACGGCGGTGGCCGGGACGCACGACTCGCCGGGCGTGCTGTCCGGAAACGGGGTGCAGCTTCCGGTGGACCTCCCGGTCAACGTCACCGGGAACAGCGTGAACGCGGTCGGCGCCGGCAACGCGTCCACCGGCAACAGCTCCGCGAACACCTCCGGCGAGCGGCCCGGCCGTCCTGCGGAGCCCGAGCCGGCCGCGCCGCCGCGCACCCTCCCCGCCCCGGCGCCGCACGCGGCCCCGGCGGAGAACGCCGCCCTCGCCCACACGGGCGCCGACCGGACGCTCCCGGTCCTCGGCGCCGGCGCCGCGCTCTTCCTGGGCGGCGTCGCCCTGTACCGCCGGTCGCGCCGGTGGACGGACGGCTGA
- a CDS encoding nucleoside deaminase yields the protein MAVKDAELPYLRRCVELAAEALESGDEPFGSVLVAGDGTVLAEDHNRVASGDRTRHPEFELARWAAARMTPAERAAATVYTSGEHCPMCAAAHAWVGLGRIVYVASSAQLTAWLGELGVPAPPVRALPVSAVAPGVTVDGPVPELAEEVGRLHRRFHRGRD from the coding sequence GTGGCTGTGAAGGATGCCGAACTGCCGTACCTGCGGCGCTGTGTGGAACTGGCGGCCGAGGCCCTGGAGTCCGGTGACGAGCCGTTCGGCTCGGTCCTCGTGGCCGGTGACGGCACCGTGCTCGCCGAGGACCACAACCGGGTGGCCTCCGGGGACCGCACCCGGCACCCCGAGTTCGAGCTGGCGCGCTGGGCGGCGGCCCGGATGACCCCCGCCGAGCGGGCCGCGGCCACGGTGTACACCTCCGGCGAGCACTGCCCGATGTGCGCCGCCGCCCACGCCTGGGTGGGCCTCGGCCGCATCGTCTACGTCGCCTCCTCCGCGCAGCTGACGGCGTGGCTCGGCGAGCTGGGGGTGCCCGCGCCGCCGGTGCGGGCGCTGCCCGTCAGCGCGGTCGCGCCCGGCGTGACCGTGGACGGGCCTGTTCCCGAACTGGCCGAGGAGGTCGGGCGGTTGCACCGGCGCTTCCACCGCGGACGGGACTGA
- a CDS encoding GNAT family N-acetyltransferase, with amino-acid sequence MDNAAVLALFDRELREQAPPDGPGARVERVGAVVRLTGPAHGWNGVVWSRLTPSGADAAIAGQIAYFTGLGREFEWKLYGHDLPVDLGRRLVAAGFTPGPVETLMVGEVGEVGALTLGTEPPVGVRIVPVTDRAGVDLVADVHERAFGADASRLRRELYGRLTAGTDVVVLAMAGDEPVSAARMELVPDTSFAGLWGGGTVPGWRGRGVYRALVAHRARVAAERGYRYLQVDASDESRPILERLGFHPLTTTTPYVHPGGTPGRAAAP; translated from the coding sequence ATGGACAACGCCGCCGTACTCGCCCTGTTCGACCGTGAGCTGCGCGAGCAGGCGCCGCCCGACGGCCCAGGCGCACGGGTCGAGCGCGTCGGCGCCGTGGTGCGCCTCACCGGTCCCGCGCACGGCTGGAACGGTGTCGTGTGGTCCCGGCTGACGCCGTCCGGCGCGGACGCGGCGATCGCCGGACAGATCGCGTACTTCACCGGGCTCGGCCGCGAGTTCGAGTGGAAGCTGTACGGGCATGATCTGCCGGTGGACCTCGGGCGGCGACTGGTGGCGGCCGGCTTCACGCCGGGGCCGGTCGAGACGCTCATGGTCGGCGAGGTGGGCGAGGTCGGCGCGCTGACCCTCGGCACGGAGCCGCCCGTGGGCGTCCGCATCGTGCCCGTCACGGACCGGGCGGGCGTCGATCTGGTCGCCGACGTGCACGAGCGGGCGTTCGGCGCCGACGCCTCCCGGCTGCGGCGGGAGCTGTACGGCCGGCTGACCGCGGGCACCGATGTCGTCGTCCTGGCCATGGCCGGTGACGAGCCGGTGAGCGCGGCGCGCATGGAGCTGGTGCCGGACACGTCGTTCGCCGGGCTGTGGGGCGGGGGGACCGTGCCCGGCTGGCGGGGGCGGGGTGTCTACCGCGCGCTGGTGGCCCACCGGGCGCGGGTCGCCGCGGAGCGTGGCTACCGCTATCTGCAGGTCGACGCGTCCGACGAGAGCCGGCCCATCCTCGAACGCCTCGGCTTCCACCCTCTGACCACGACCACCCCGTACGTGCACCCGGGCGGTACACCCGGGCGAGCGGCCGCCCCCTGA
- a CDS encoding GlsB/YeaQ/YmgE family stress response membrane protein, with amino-acid sequence MEIDGIISAIVIGIVIGVLGRLVVPGRQRIGILWTILVGIVAALIGSAIASAAGVADTNGVDWVEWLIQIGLAAVGVVALDRAKSGR; translated from the coding sequence ATGGAGATCGACGGCATCATCAGTGCCATCGTCATCGGTATCGTCATCGGCGTACTGGGCCGGCTCGTGGTCCCGGGGCGTCAGCGCATCGGAATCCTGTGGACGATCCTCGTCGGCATCGTCGCCGCACTGATCGGTTCGGCGATCGCCTCGGCCGCCGGGGTGGCCGACACCAACGGTGTCGACTGGGTGGAGTGGCTGATCCAGATCGGCCTCGCCGCGGTGGGCGTCGTCGCCCTCGACCGCGCGAAGTCCGGCCGCTGA
- a CDS encoding SPW repeat protein: protein MANVSHPRGDISSHPDAPEMRERYDRMLGGRDVALVDGPVFLLGLYCAVSPWILHYTTSQPALMTHNLIVGIAIGLLALGFTAAPARMYGLSWAMGALGVWMIVSPWIVGTDPDAGVIWNNVVIGALAVILGAACAATAARSTRRA from the coding sequence ATGGCCAACGTCTCGCACCCGCGCGGTGACATCAGCAGCCACCCCGACGCTCCGGAAATGCGGGAACGATACGACCGCATGCTCGGCGGTCGCGATGTGGCCCTCGTGGACGGACCGGTGTTCCTGCTCGGTCTCTACTGCGCGGTGTCCCCCTGGATACTCCACTACACGACGAGCCAGCCGGCGCTCATGACCCACAACCTGATCGTGGGCATCGCGATCGGTCTGCTCGCCCTGGGCTTCACCGCGGCCCCGGCGCGCATGTACGGCCTCAGCTGGGCCATGGGCGCCCTGGGCGTGTGGATGATCGTCTCGCCCTGGATCGTCGGCACCGACCCCGACGCGGGCGTGATCTGGAACAACGTCGTCATCGGCGCCCTCGCCGTGATCCTCGGCGCGGCCTGTGCCGCCACGGCGGCCAGGAGCACCCGCCGGGCATAG
- a CDS encoding glycoside hydrolase family 19 protein, whose translation MSRRRIAAVTAALVLAGSAPVLLPAATASAAACSSYPNWVAGRSYNAGDIVRYTDGRAYIAEHANPGYDPVISTWYWEPYACDNGPGTPAGNFVVTEAQFNQMFPGRNSFYTYSGLTAALSAYPGFAKTGSDTVKKQEAAAFLANVSHETGGLVHVVEQNTANYPHYCDWGQPYGCPAGQAAYYGRGPIQLSWNFNYKAAGDALGIDLLGNPWLVQNDAAVAWKTALWYWNTQTGPGSMTAHNAMVNQAGFGQTIRSINGSLECDGRNPAQVQSRVTKYQQFTQILGTSPGGNLYC comes from the coding sequence TTGTCGAGAAGACGCATCGCCGCCGTGACCGCCGCCCTCGTCCTCGCCGGCAGCGCGCCGGTGCTGCTGCCCGCCGCCACCGCCTCCGCCGCCGCCTGCTCCAGCTATCCGAACTGGGTGGCCGGGCGGTCGTACAACGCCGGTGACATCGTGCGCTACACCGACGGCAGGGCGTACATCGCCGAGCACGCCAACCCGGGCTACGACCCGGTCATCAGCACCTGGTACTGGGAGCCGTACGCCTGTGACAACGGCCCCGGAACGCCCGCCGGGAACTTCGTCGTCACCGAGGCGCAGTTCAACCAGATGTTCCCGGGCCGGAACTCCTTCTACACCTACAGCGGTCTCACCGCCGCGCTGAGCGCCTACCCGGGCTTCGCCAAGACCGGCAGCGACACGGTGAAGAAGCAGGAGGCAGCCGCCTTCCTGGCCAACGTCAGCCACGAGACCGGCGGCCTGGTGCACGTGGTGGAGCAGAACACCGCCAACTACCCGCACTACTGCGACTGGGGGCAGCCGTACGGCTGTCCGGCCGGCCAGGCCGCCTACTACGGGCGCGGGCCGATCCAGCTGAGCTGGAACTTCAACTACAAGGCCGCGGGCGACGCGCTCGGCATCGACCTCCTGGGCAACCCCTGGCTGGTGCAGAACGACGCGGCCGTCGCCTGGAAGACGGCCCTGTGGTACTGGAACACCCAGACCGGCCCGGGCTCCATGACCGCGCACAACGCCATGGTGAACCAGGCCGGTTTCGGCCAGACGATCCGCAGCATCAACGGCTCCCTGGAGTGCGACGGCCGCAACCCCGCCCAGGTGCAGAGCAGGGTGACCAAGTACCAGCAGTTCACGCAGATCCTCGGCACGTCACCCGGCGGCAACCTGTACTGCTGA
- a CDS encoding PI-PLC domain-containing protein, which translates to MRTPHALLATTVTTAALAAAVVAPAPAEAADTVPPPGAYYVQSAATGLNAAGTTGTTGTVEQRRPRGDEDHQRWNLRADGASHLLEDTDSPGTCLGRDGDGARTVGCANPEARWEIAPAGADRFTLAAPGTGRRLTVAPRPSGATHPAALAVGAGTGDLALWYLTPVAPVTRPMPPEGERTLDQVTFLTAHNAYANGVDGGFAPPFVSLFPNQSRGIERQLADGVRGFMLDIHQTPDGAILCHNSCTLVSRPVALWVDLQRIVDFLRAHPGQFVTVFLEDYVDPGVLRAELARVQGLSDVLYRPDRTGVREHGWPSMGQLAAAGQRLLIFTDHGRAADEAAGLTRDTFGVMYQREWTVENHWSMGPGLGASDWSCYSRWYDAGTNIPLTRTEPGFRPLFVMNHFRDTTVASTAGTDNSKLADRAGRFCRPAARKKPNYLAVDRYDLGDPAAAVASLNTYTYP; encoded by the coding sequence ATGCGCACCCCCCACGCCCTGCTCGCCACGACCGTCACGACCGCCGCGCTGGCCGCGGCCGTCGTGGCGCCCGCACCCGCCGAGGCGGCGGACACGGTTCCGCCGCCCGGCGCGTACTACGTCCAGAGCGCCGCCACCGGGCTCAACGCCGCCGGCACCACCGGCACCACCGGCACCGTCGAACAGCGCAGACCGCGCGGCGACGAGGACCACCAGCGGTGGAACCTGCGCGCCGACGGCGCCTCCCACCTGCTGGAGGACACCGACAGCCCCGGCACCTGTCTCGGCCGCGACGGCGACGGGGCCAGGACCGTCGGCTGCGCGAACCCGGAGGCACGCTGGGAGATCGCCCCCGCGGGCGCCGACCGGTTCACGCTCGCCGCTCCCGGCACCGGCCGCCGCCTCACCGTCGCCCCCAGGCCCTCCGGCGCCACCCACCCCGCCGCGCTCGCCGTCGGCGCCGGCACGGGCGACCTCGCCCTGTGGTACCTGACCCCGGTCGCCCCGGTCACCCGCCCCATGCCGCCCGAGGGCGAGCGCACCCTGGACCAGGTCACCTTCCTCACCGCCCACAACGCCTACGCCAACGGCGTCGACGGCGGCTTCGCCCCGCCCTTCGTCAGTCTCTTCCCCAACCAGAGCCGCGGCATCGAACGTCAGCTCGCCGACGGTGTCCGCGGGTTCATGCTGGACATCCACCAGACGCCGGACGGCGCGATCCTCTGCCACAACAGCTGCACCCTGGTCAGCAGACCCGTCGCGCTGTGGGTGGATCTCCAGCGGATCGTCGACTTCCTCCGCGCCCACCCCGGCCAGTTCGTCACCGTCTTCCTGGAGGACTACGTCGATCCCGGCGTCCTGCGCGCCGAACTCGCCCGCGTCCAAGGGTTGTCGGACGTGCTCTACCGGCCGGACCGCACCGGCGTCCGCGAGCACGGCTGGCCGTCCATGGGGCAGCTGGCCGCCGCCGGACAGCGGCTGCTGATCTTCACCGACCACGGCCGCGCCGCGGACGAGGCCGCCGGACTGACCCGGGACACCTTCGGCGTGATGTACCAGCGCGAGTGGACGGTCGAGAACCACTGGTCCATGGGCCCGGGCCTCGGCGCCTCCGACTGGTCCTGCTACAGCCGCTGGTACGACGCGGGCACCAACATCCCGCTGACCCGCACCGAGCCCGGCTTCCGCCCCCTGTTCGTCATGAACCACTTCCGGGACACCACGGTCGCCTCGACCGCGGGCACGGACAACTCCAAGCTCGCCGACCGCGCGGGCCGGTTCTGCCGGCCCGCGGCCCGCAAGAAGCCCAACTACCTCGCCGTGGACCGCTACGACCTGGGCGACCCGGCGGCCGCCGTCGCCTCCCTGAACACCTACACGTATCCGTGA
- a CDS encoding VOC family protein: MRRVPLVTLVVDDYDEAIRFYTGALGFRLAEDSPRPDGGRWVVVEPDAGHTGAALLLARAKGESQRARVGDQTGGRVGFFLHTDDFARDHARMTAAGVTFLEEPRHEPYGSVAVFQDLYGNRWDLLQPAV, from the coding sequence ATGAGACGCGTTCCCCTGGTCACCCTCGTCGTCGACGACTACGACGAGGCGATCCGCTTCTACACCGGGGCGCTCGGTTTCCGGCTCGCCGAGGACTCGCCCCGGCCGGACGGCGGCCGCTGGGTCGTCGTCGAGCCGGACGCCGGCCACACCGGTGCCGCGCTGCTGCTCGCCCGCGCCAAGGGGGAGTCCCAGCGGGCCCGGGTGGGCGACCAGACCGGCGGGCGGGTGGGCTTCTTCCTGCACACCGACGACTTCGCCCGTGACCACGCGCGCATGACCGCCGCGGGCGTGACCTTCCTGGAGGAGCCGCGCCACGAGCCGTACGGCTCGGTCGCCGTCTTCCAGGACCTCTACGGCAACCGCTGGGACCTGCTCCAGCCCGCCGTCTGA
- a CDS encoding adenosine deaminase, which produces MTATRVDTELVRRLPKVVLHDHLDGGLRPATVVELAEAIGHTLPTTDPDELAAWYVEAADSGDLVRYIATFEHTLAVMQTREGLLRTAEEYVLDLAADGVVYGEVRYAPELNTRGGLTMREVVETVQEGLAAGMARAAAAGTPVRVGTLLCGMRMFDRVREASGLAVAFRDAGVVGFDIAGAEDGFPPADHLAAFEYLRRESVPFTIHAGEAHGLPSIRQALQVCGAQRIGHGVRITEDIPDLTAGKLGRLAGWVRDRRIALEMCPTSNLQTGAATSIAEHPITALKDLGFRVTLNTDNRLVSGTTMTREMTLLAEQAGWTAEDLRTVTVNAVKSAFLPFDERSALLRDVVLPGYASALRTSPPA; this is translated from the coding sequence ATGACTGCTACGCGCGTAGACACCGAGCTCGTCCGCCGCCTCCCCAAGGTCGTCCTGCACGACCACCTCGACGGCGGCCTGCGCCCCGCGACCGTCGTGGAACTGGCGGAGGCCATCGGCCACACCCTGCCCACCACCGACCCCGACGAGCTCGCCGCCTGGTACGTGGAGGCCGCCGACTCCGGCGACCTGGTCCGCTACATAGCCACCTTCGAGCACACCCTCGCCGTGATGCAGACCCGCGAGGGCCTGCTGCGCACCGCCGAGGAGTACGTGCTCGACCTGGCCGCCGACGGCGTGGTCTACGGGGAGGTGCGCTACGCGCCCGAGCTGAACACCAGGGGCGGGCTGACGATGCGCGAGGTGGTGGAGACCGTCCAGGAGGGTCTCGCCGCCGGCATGGCCAGGGCGGCCGCCGCCGGAACGCCCGTCCGGGTCGGCACCCTGCTCTGCGGCATGCGGATGTTCGACCGTGTCCGCGAGGCCTCCGGCCTCGCCGTCGCCTTCCGGGACGCCGGAGTCGTCGGCTTCGACATCGCGGGCGCCGAGGACGGCTTCCCGCCCGCCGACCACCTCGCCGCCTTCGAGTACCTGCGCCGGGAGAGCGTGCCCTTCACCATCCACGCCGGTGAGGCCCACGGCCTGCCCAGCATCCGCCAGGCGCTCCAGGTGTGCGGCGCCCAGCGCATCGGCCACGGCGTGCGCATCACCGAGGACATCCCCGACCTCACGGCGGGCAAGCTCGGCCGCCTCGCAGGCTGGGTCCGCGACCGCCGGATCGCGCTGGAGATGTGCCCCACCTCCAACCTTCAGACCGGAGCCGCCACGTCGATCGCCGAGCACCCGATCACCGCGCTGAAGGACCTCGGCTTCCGGGTCACCCTCAACACCGACAACCGTCTCGTCTCGGGCACCACCATGACCCGGGAGATGACCCTGCTGGCCGAGCAGGCCGGCTGGACGGCCGAGGACCTGCGCACGGTCACCGTCAACGCCGTGAAGAGCGCCTTCCTCCCGTTCGACGAGCGGAGCGCCCTCCTGCGGGACGTCGTCCTGCCCGGCTACGCGTCCGCGCTCCGGACCAGCCCGCCCGCGTAG
- a CDS encoding mycothiol transferase: protein MLAKDILIDGFGRVREEVHAAVEGLGPDGLGARPGPDANSVAWLVWHLTRIQDDHVADAFGLDQVWLSQGWEKRLDLGLPRHDTGYGHTPAEVARVRVDDGALLTGYHDAVHEQTLGALRALAAGDLERVVDERWDPPVTLGVRLVSVLSDDLQHVGQAAYAGGLVRSADA from the coding sequence ATGCTTGCCAAGGACATCCTCATCGACGGCTTCGGCCGCGTCCGGGAAGAGGTCCACGCCGCCGTGGAGGGCCTCGGCCCCGACGGCCTCGGGGCCCGGCCTGGCCCCGACGCCAACTCCGTCGCCTGGCTGGTCTGGCACCTCACCCGGATCCAGGACGACCATGTCGCGGACGCCTTCGGCCTGGACCAGGTGTGGCTCTCCCAGGGGTGGGAGAAGCGCCTGGACCTCGGCCTGCCGCGCCACGACACCGGGTACGGCCACACCCCGGCGGAGGTCGCCCGGGTGCGGGTCGACGACGGCGCCCTGCTGACCGGGTACCACGACGCGGTGCACGAGCAGACCCTCGGGGCGCTGCGCGCGCTGGCCGCCGGCGACCTGGAACGCGTCGTGGACGAGCGCTGGGATCCACCGGTCACCCTGGGCGTACGGCTGGTCAGCGTCCTGTCCGACGATCTCCAGCACGTCGGACAGGCCGCCTACGCGGGCGGGCTGGTCCGGAGCGCGGACGCGTAG
- a CDS encoding LysR family transcriptional regulator: MELRHLQHFVAVAEDQHFTRAAERLMVSQSGLSASIRALERELQTPLFVRTTRRVTLTEAGRALLAEAERILAQVRAAHEAVAAVQGVLRGTLTVGAEQCIAGVNVAELLAAFRRLHPDVEIRLRQWGSAALAEEVAAGRLDLAFAYRTEADPDQLRSVPLTAEPMTVLCHPEHRLARAGLPLTPAGLAGEVFVDFHPDWGPRRATDAAFAAAGVRRTVALEVNDVHSLLDLVDENLGVAVVPRHFRHKREALTALPLKDTGEAAYETVALVPSPRATSPAARALMSLLDHGGA; this comes from the coding sequence ATGGAACTGCGTCACCTCCAGCATTTCGTCGCCGTGGCCGAGGACCAGCACTTCACCCGCGCGGCGGAACGGCTGATGGTCTCCCAGTCGGGCCTGTCCGCGTCCATCCGCGCCCTCGAGCGCGAACTGCAGACGCCGCTGTTCGTGCGGACGACCCGCCGGGTGACCCTCACCGAGGCGGGGCGGGCGCTGCTGGCGGAGGCCGAGCGGATCCTGGCTCAGGTGCGGGCGGCGCACGAGGCCGTGGCCGCGGTCCAGGGCGTGCTGCGCGGCACCCTGACGGTGGGCGCCGAGCAGTGCATCGCCGGGGTGAACGTGGCGGAGCTGCTCGCCGCGTTCCGGCGGCTCCACCCCGACGTGGAGATCCGGCTGCGGCAGTGGGGGTCGGCGGCGCTGGCGGAGGAGGTCGCGGCGGGGCGGCTGGATCTGGCCTTCGCCTACCGCACGGAGGCGGACCCGGACCAGCTGCGGTCGGTGCCGCTGACGGCCGAGCCGATGACGGTGCTGTGCCATCCGGAGCACCGGCTCGCGCGGGCCGGGCTGCCGCTCACCCCGGCCGGCCTGGCCGGCGAGGTGTTCGTCGACTTCCACCCGGACTGGGGTCCGCGCCGCGCCACGGACGCCGCCTTCGCCGCCGCGGGGGTCCGGCGCACGGTGGCGCTGGAGGTGAACGACGTGCACAGCCTGCTCGACCTGGTCGACGAGAACCTGGGGGTCGCCGTCGTGCCGCGGCACTTCCGGCACAAGCGGGAGGCGCTCACGGCGCTCCCGCTGAAGGACACCGGCGAGGCGGCCTACGAGACGGTCGCCCTGGTGCCGTCGCCGCGGGCGACCAGTCCGGCGGCGCGTGCCCTGATGTCCCTGCTGGACCACGGGGGCGCGTGA
- the mgrA gene encoding L-glyceraldehyde 3-phosphate reductase encodes MYTAHPDRYADMPYRRTGRSGLKLPALSLGLWHNFGPDRPAETQRAILRRAFDLGVTHFDLANNYGPPPGAAESALGEALRSDFARYRDELVISTKAGYLMWPGPYGEWGSRKYLLSSLDQSLGRMGLDHVDIFYSHRFDPETPLEETMGALHSAVQQGKALYVGVSNYSAEQTREAARILGELGTPLLINQPRYSLLDRRPEDEGLMDALDELRVGSIAYSPLEQGLLTARYLDGIPEDSRAASDSPFLNTDALTGELVGRLRTLNDIAASRGQSLAQMALSWVLRGGRLTSALVGASSPRQLEDSVAATRNLDFDQEELDRIDAAVKR; translated from the coding sequence TTGTACACCGCACACCCCGACCGTTACGCGGACATGCCCTACCGGCGCACCGGACGCAGCGGCCTGAAGCTCCCCGCGCTCTCGCTCGGCCTGTGGCACAACTTCGGTCCCGACCGCCCGGCCGAGACCCAGCGCGCCATCCTGCGCCGCGCCTTCGACCTGGGCGTCACCCACTTCGACCTCGCCAACAACTACGGGCCCCCGCCCGGTGCGGCCGAGTCGGCCCTCGGCGAGGCGCTGAGGTCGGACTTCGCGCGGTACCGCGACGAGCTGGTCATCTCCACCAAGGCCGGCTACCTGATGTGGCCCGGCCCGTACGGCGAATGGGGCTCGCGCAAGTACCTGCTCTCCTCGCTGGACCAGAGCCTGGGACGCATGGGCCTGGACCACGTCGACATCTTCTACTCGCACCGCTTCGACCCGGAGACGCCGCTCGAGGAGACGATGGGCGCCCTGCACTCGGCGGTCCAGCAGGGCAAGGCGCTGTACGTCGGTGTCTCCAACTACTCCGCGGAGCAGACCCGGGAGGCCGCCCGCATCCTCGGTGAGCTGGGCACCCCGCTGCTGATCAACCAGCCGCGCTACTCCCTGCTGGACCGCCGCCCGGAGGACGAGGGGCTGATGGACGCCCTGGACGAGCTCCGGGTCGGCTCCATCGCGTACTCCCCGCTGGAGCAGGGACTGCTGACCGCCCGCTACCTGGACGGCATCCCGGAGGACTCGCGGGCCGCGAGCGACAGCCCCTTCCTGAACACCGACGCCCTCACCGGGGAACTGGTGGGCCGGCTGCGCACGCTCAACGACATCGCCGCCTCCCGCGGTCAGAGCCTCGCGCAGATGGCGCTGTCCTGGGTGCTGCGCGGCGGCCGCCTCACCTCGGCGCTGGTCGGTGCGAGCAGCCCGCGGCAGCTGGAGGACAGCGTCGCCGCGACCCGGAACCTCGACTTCGACCAGGAGGAGCTGGACCGCATCGACGCGGCCGTCAAGCGGTAG
- a CDS encoding nuclear transport factor 2 family protein, translating into MTTSAHRYDAAVARYFDAWNAGDAQARARAVAAAWTEDGRYTDPLADAVGHEAITAVIAAAHDRFPGFAFRLAGTVDGHHDTARFSWELVNTADGSAPVAGSDVITLGSGHRVRAVYGFLDRLPEGA; encoded by the coding sequence ATGACCACATCCGCGCACCGCTACGACGCCGCCGTCGCCCGCTACTTCGACGCCTGGAACGCCGGGGACGCGCAGGCGCGCGCCAGGGCGGTCGCCGCCGCCTGGACCGAGGACGGCCGTTACACCGACCCGCTGGCCGACGCCGTCGGCCACGAGGCGATCACCGCGGTGATCGCGGCGGCGCACGACCGGTTCCCCGGCTTCGCCTTCCGGCTCGCCGGGACGGTCGACGGCCACCACGACACCGCCCGCTTCTCGTGGGAGCTGGTGAACACCGCGGACGGCTCCGCCCCCGTCGCGGGCTCGGACGTGATCACGCTCGGCTCCGGGCACCGCGTCCGGGCCGTGTACGGCTTCCTGGACCGGCTCCCCGAGGGGGCGTGA
- a CDS encoding streptophobe family protein, whose protein sequence is MSSRTDSGRPIARHGWGPALATVLGTLITMGAVAALGLWAAGATDLPEGSFPPVVAAAVVTAVGGTVELSGDAGGLAGTEGGLTVIPLSVTLAGALVLGGGFLRPLRHRDGAGAPELAGWTARIAALWLLAVLGLALVARHTFELSLGDGPLGDLGDLFGFTPVVGFSTNVVPTVLIGLLWLAGVLVVSLAVSRDAPLPSGLLRLRTAVRPAAWGMVGLLLAAVVICLVIALVVAATRGHPAETFAVILLGLPNIAWLALTVGLGATWDGRVEGPFGLPMPHVLDEVLRTPDVSVLNLGTLVEHDGGKWWWLLVVVAALLLATAFATAACSPARVRAWQHAVRMAVALALTVLMICLMARITARLGLSVLGIGGLGEGFSGQVLLRPRLWGAVGLALLWGLVTGFAGALLARAVRRRDAAGPGG, encoded by the coding sequence GTGAGCTCACGTACTGATTCCGGCCGTCCGATCGCCCGTCACGGCTGGGGCCCGGCCCTCGCCACGGTTCTCGGCACGCTGATCACGATGGGCGCGGTGGCCGCGCTGGGGCTGTGGGCGGCCGGTGCCACGGACCTCCCGGAGGGGTCCTTCCCCCCGGTGGTCGCGGCGGCCGTGGTCACCGCCGTCGGCGGCACGGTCGAGCTCTCGGGGGACGCCGGGGGCCTGGCCGGCACGGAGGGCGGTCTGACGGTCATCCCGTTGTCGGTCACCCTCGCCGGGGCGCTGGTCCTCGGCGGGGGATTCCTGCGCCCGCTGCGTCACCGGGACGGCGCCGGGGCGCCGGAACTGGCCGGGTGGACCGCCCGGATCGCCGCCCTGTGGCTGCTCGCGGTGCTCGGCCTGGCGCTGGTCGCGCGGCACACGTTCGAGCTCTCCCTCGGGGACGGCCCGCTCGGCGACCTGGGCGACCTGTTCGGCTTCACCCCGGTGGTGGGCTTCTCCACGAACGTGGTCCCGACCGTCCTCATCGGTCTGCTCTGGCTGGCGGGCGTGCTGGTGGTGTCGCTGGCGGTGTCCCGCGACGCCCCGCTGCCGTCCGGGCTGCTGCGGCTGCGGACGGCGGTGCGTCCCGCGGCGTGGGGGATGGTGGGGCTGCTGCTGGCCGCGGTCGTCATCTGCCTAGTGATCGCGCTGGTCGTCGCCGCCACCCGGGGCCACCCGGCTGAGACGTTCGCCGTGATCCTGCTCGGGCTGCCCAACATCGCCTGGCTGGCGCTGACCGTCGGACTGGGCGCCACCTGGGACGGCAGGGTGGAGGGGCCCTTCGGGCTGCCCATGCCGCACGTCCTGGACGAGGTGCTGCGCACACCGGACGTCTCCGTGCTGAACCTGGGCACGCTCGTCGAGCACGACGGCGGGAAGTGGTGGTGGCTGCTCGTGGTGGTCGCGGCGCTGCTGCTCGCCACCGCGTTCGCGACGGCGGCGTGCTCCCCCGCCCGGGTCCGGGCCTGGCAGCACGCCGTGCGCATGGCGGTGGCGCTGGCGCTGACGGTGCTGATGATCTGTCTGATGGCCCGGATCACCGCGCGGCTGGGCCTGTCCGTGCTCGGCATCGGCGGTCTGGGCGAGGGCTTCTCCGGGCAGGTGCTGCTGCGGCCGCGGCTGTGGGGCGCCGTGGGCCTGGCCCTGCTGTGGGGCCTGGTCACCGGCTTCGCGGGGGCGCTGCTGGCGCGCGCGGTGCGGCGGCGGGACGCGGCGGGGCCGGGCGGCTGA